The proteins below are encoded in one region of Apium graveolens cultivar Ventura chromosome 4, ASM990537v1, whole genome shotgun sequence:
- the LOC141717123 gene encoding uncharacterized protein LOC141717123 isoform X1: MEALDTYDDARLPVPTPASRVISGDPNKRQRFYVELTPGETTIVSWKELVREANNKEVFVDSLGKALVKEDSNEVVDVDLSEKTVDQEPNNEVVSLDSPNQDPVKEYVQAEKLRIEESCSIVKRDKVQHRF; encoded by the exons ATGGAGGCTTTAGATACCTATGATGACGCCCGTCTCCCCGTGCCCACCCCTGCTTCGCGTGTTATTTCCGGTGATCCAAACAAGAGGCAACGGTTTTATGTAGAATTAACACCAGGAGAAACTACTATAGTTTCGTGGAAGGAATTGGTTCGAGAGGCCAACAATAAAGAGGTGTTTGTTGATTCTCTGGGTAAGGCTTTAGTCAAGGAGGATAGCAATGAAGTGGTAGATGTTGATTTGTCTGAGAAGACTGTGGACCAAGAGCCTAATAATGAAGTGGTATCTTTAGATTCTCCCAATCAGGATCCGGTG AAAGAATATGTACAAGCAGAGAAATTAAGAATAGAAGAAAGTTGTTCAATTGTCAAGCGAGATAAAGTGCAACACAG GTTTTGA
- the LOC141717123 gene encoding uncharacterized protein LOC141717123 isoform X2, producing MEALDTYDDARLPVPTPASRVISGDPNKRQRFYVELTPGETTIVSWKELVREANNKEVFVDSLGKALVKEDSNEVVDVDLSEKTVDQEPNNEVVSLDSPNQDPVIPFALVKREKYGSNSATTDQQHA from the exons ATGGAGGCTTTAGATACCTATGATGACGCCCGTCTCCCCGTGCCCACCCCTGCTTCGCGTGTTATTTCCGGTGATCCAAACAAGAGGCAACGGTTTTATGTAGAATTAACACCAGGAGAAACTACTATAGTTTCGTGGAAGGAATTGGTTCGAGAGGCCAACAATAAAGAGGTGTTTGTTGATTCTCTGGGTAAGGCTTTAGTCAAGGAGGATAGCAATGAAGTGGTAGATGTTGATTTGTCTGAGAAGACTGTGGACCAAGAGCCTAATAATGAAGTGGTATCTTTAGATTCTCCCAATCAGGATCCGGTG ATTCCTTTTGCTCTGGTCAAAAGAGAAAAATACGGTTCCAATTCTGCAACTACAGATCAGCAACACGCTTGA